A stretch of the Buchananella sp. 14KM1171 genome encodes the following:
- a CDS encoding helix-turn-helix transcriptional regulator: MTIRYLSLAGLAVRVGISHHTARTYQRDNRLPAPDAIIGDGGGTHGWLPETVDAWQAARPGRGARTDLRKPVDSPRGPTARE, encoded by the coding sequence GTGACAATCCGCTATCTGAGCCTGGCAGGCTTGGCCGTCCGGGTGGGCATCTCTCACCACACTGCCCGCACCTACCAGCGGGACAACCGCCTCCCCGCTCCCGACGCCATCATCGGGGACGGAGGTGGCACCCACGGGTGGCTGCCGGAGACGGTAGACGCCTGGCAGGCTGCGCGCCCCGGCCGGGGAGCGCGCACCGACTTGCGCAAGCCCGTCGACTCACCACGCGGCCCGACCGCACGGGAATAA
- the cas5e gene encoding type I-E CRISPR-associated protein Cas5/CasD — translation MSTLLLRLAGPLQSWGVKSRFAVRGTELAPTKSGIIGMLAAALGRRRTDPLEDLLQLRFGVRKDQPGRLLRDFHTAHDRKGGSMPLSERYYLSDAVFLAGIEGELELLRGLHEAVRNPQFPLYLGRRSCPPSRAIPIDVRDGDLYTVLSSEPWQASDWFKKRNKSIIAELLLDKEVVPDEISVGDIRTSRDVPLSFDPEFRDYGFREVERLTVQLGDGSADPHDPMTTVEEAGNVPNQA, via the coding sequence ATGTCCACCTTGCTCCTGCGTTTGGCAGGTCCTTTGCAGTCTTGGGGGGTGAAATCGCGTTTCGCGGTGCGAGGCACTGAGCTTGCCCCCACTAAAAGCGGCATTATCGGCATGCTCGCCGCAGCTTTGGGGAGGCGTCGCACTGATCCCTTAGAGGATCTACTCCAGCTTCGGTTCGGGGTGCGGAAGGATCAGCCTGGCCGCCTCCTACGGGATTTTCACACCGCCCACGACCGCAAGGGAGGGTCGATGCCGCTCTCTGAGCGGTATTACCTGTCCGACGCTGTATTCCTTGCCGGCATCGAGGGAGAGCTCGAACTATTGCGCGGCCTTCATGAGGCCGTGCGCAACCCCCAGTTTCCTCTCTACCTGGGCCGGCGTTCCTGTCCACCCAGTCGCGCGATCCCAATAGACGTGAGAGACGGCGACTTGTACACCGTTCTATCGTCGGAGCCGTGGCAGGCGTCAGACTGGTTCAAGAAGCGCAATAAATCCATCATCGCTGAGCTCCTTCTCGATAAGGAAGTCGTGCCTGACGAGATCAGCGTTGGCGACATCCGAACCTCCCGGGACGTTCCCCTCTCGTTCGATCCCGAGTTCCGAGACTACGGCTTCCGCGAGGTCGAGCGCCTGACGGTACAGCTCGGAGACGGCTCCGCAGACCCGCACGACCCGATGACGACTGTGGAGGAGGCCGGCAATGTACCTAACCAAGCTTGA
- the cas7e gene encoding type I-E CRISPR-associated protein Cas7/Cse4/CasC → MTTFVDLHILQNLPPSCVNRDDSGSPKTAVYGGVRRLRVSSQSWKRATRQFFETRLDPTEVGIRTKRVVELVASRIAAQDPDLAGKAEELAKGVFAAAKIRVEPPKNKKDGTPESGYLLFLSPSQVDRLARLAVAAEEQEEKVDAKMAKAIFKEDHAIDMALFGRMVAEDTDLNIDASCQVAHAISTHPVETEHDFFTAVDDAKEDSEENEDAGAGMMGTVEFASATIYRYATVNLDMLKENLGSPEAALRALEVFIDGFALAMPTGKQNTFANRTLPHLVSVSVRTDQPVSLVGAFEEPVKTDATSGYLGRSVKRLTEHAAAIGEEFGLRPATSFVAGLADQEITAPLGEHVGYAELASKVRDAVSPLLSKQESA, encoded by the coding sequence ATGACTACCTTTGTTGACCTGCACATCCTTCAGAACCTGCCGCCGTCGTGCGTGAATCGCGACGATTCTGGCTCTCCTAAGACCGCCGTTTACGGCGGTGTTCGGCGCCTACGGGTTTCCTCTCAGTCGTGGAAGCGGGCCACCCGGCAGTTCTTCGAGACCCGATTGGACCCCACCGAGGTTGGCATCCGCACCAAGCGCGTCGTTGAACTGGTGGCCTCCCGCATCGCCGCTCAGGACCCCGACCTGGCAGGAAAGGCTGAGGAGCTGGCCAAGGGCGTGTTCGCGGCAGCCAAGATCAGGGTGGAGCCGCCCAAGAACAAGAAGGATGGCACCCCGGAGTCGGGCTACCTCCTCTTCCTCTCCCCTTCCCAGGTCGACCGCTTGGCCCGACTTGCGGTTGCTGCCGAGGAGCAGGAGGAGAAGGTGGACGCGAAGATGGCCAAGGCCATTTTCAAGGAGGACCACGCAATCGACATGGCCCTGTTCGGACGTATGGTGGCCGAGGACACCGACCTGAACATCGACGCTTCCTGCCAGGTTGCGCACGCGATTTCCACTCACCCCGTGGAGACGGAGCACGACTTCTTCACGGCAGTGGACGATGCCAAGGAGGACTCCGAAGAGAACGAGGATGCTGGCGCCGGAATGATGGGAACGGTTGAGTTCGCCTCCGCCACCATCTACCGCTATGCGACGGTGAACCTGGACATGCTGAAGGAGAACCTGGGTAGTCCCGAGGCCGCGCTGCGTGCCCTTGAGGTTTTCATCGATGGGTTTGCCCTTGCCATGCCCACTGGCAAGCAGAACACCTTTGCCAACCGGACCCTGCCGCACCTCGTGTCCGTCTCCGTCCGAACGGACCAGCCCGTTTCGTTGGTGGGTGCCTTTGAGGAGCCGGTAAAGACCGACGCGACCTCCGGTTACTTGGGGAGGTCCGTTAAGCGCTTGACAGAGCACGCAGCTGCGATCGGGGAAGAGTTTGGGCTCCGCCCCGCGACGAGCTTTGTGGCTGGCCTGGCTGACCAGGAAATCACCGCTCCTCTGGGCGAGCACGTTGGCTACGCAGAGCTGGCAAGTAAGGTCCGCGACGCCGTCTCTCCGCTGCTGAGCAAGCAGGAGTCTGCCTGA
- the cas6e gene encoding type I-E CRISPR-associated protein Cas6/Cse3/CasE produces MYLTKLEIDPRRRLARKFLGSPQAMHAVVAKAAGDSGQDSEGRVLWRVDRLYSHTSLFILSPQAPDCSQIEQEAGVAGSVARTLDYRPFLDKLENGQEWSFRLTANPARAIAQGAGKRGKVTGHVTVAQQQEWLTTRAQRNGFELLAVPGVEPDSLDAAASVAHREKPVFRRAREDGGRDIVTINRTVFEGALRVTDVDAFRTVLVKGLGRSKAYGCGLLTLAKSSGS; encoded by the coding sequence ATGTACCTAACCAAGCTTGAGATTGATCCTCGCCGCAGACTTGCCCGCAAGTTTCTGGGATCGCCCCAGGCGATGCACGCCGTTGTGGCCAAGGCAGCGGGAGATTCAGGGCAGGATTCCGAGGGACGGGTGCTTTGGCGGGTCGACCGGCTCTACTCGCACACCTCGCTCTTCATTCTTTCTCCACAGGCACCGGACTGCTCCCAGATTGAGCAGGAAGCTGGCGTGGCTGGGAGTGTGGCCCGCACGCTCGACTACCGCCCGTTCCTGGACAAGCTAGAGAACGGGCAGGAGTGGAGTTTCCGCCTGACAGCCAACCCAGCACGCGCCATCGCGCAGGGGGCAGGCAAGCGCGGAAAAGTTACCGGGCACGTGACCGTGGCACAGCAACAGGAATGGCTGACAACGCGAGCGCAGCGAAACGGCTTCGAGCTCCTTGCTGTGCCCGGTGTAGAGCCCGACTCCTTGGACGCTGCGGCCTCGGTAGCACACCGAGAAAAGCCGGTGTTCCGCCGCGCCCGGGAGGACGGTGGCAGGGACATCGTCACCATCAACAGGACAGTCTTTGAGGGAGCCCTGCGAGTCACAGACGTGGACGCGTTTAGGACCGTGCTTGTCAAGGGACTCGGGCGCTCAAAGGCCTACGGGTGTGGCCTGCTGACTCTGGCAAAGAGCTCAGGGAGCTAG
- a CDS encoding glycosyl hydrolase family 95 catalytic domain-containing protein codes for MPLSPVPFRRAVAGLAAGALVAAGLVTAGTTANAAESPTVPSVTEAKDLVMRYAAPAANWERESLPIGNGAVGGNVFGGVETDKVQMNEKTLWSGGPGCRGYNYGVWNKSDRPNALAEVRATIDSQGKMAPNQVARKLGHERVCYGSYTQFGELVLTSQGLAGHTEYERSLDIRNGVAATKFTVNGVKYTREYLASNEGNVVAIRLSADQPGKITTTASFSNLPAGGAVTTVQGENILRLAGALTTGKDPNNMKYVAEAKVIADGGTTTLNANNIAVNGANSLTILWTAGTDYKNVYPNYRGEAPDARVRETVNAAATTGWDKLRSDHVKSFSDLMGRVSLDLQGADRAALYTDRMRSAYRGKTAEDRALEELYFQFGRYLLISASRPGSTEAHKLPANLQGMWNNSNNAPWGADFHPNINIQMNYWPVYITNLAEMDEAYLTWIDSYRAPGRHAASTMFEARGWMLSNEVNPFGFAGLGNWATAFWFPEANAWLAQEFWQSWLFEGDREFLRDRAYPILKETSEFWLDMLVERNGKLVASPSYSPEHGPFTAGVAMTQQLVTELFKSTKAAATELGINDEFVTSLDAALAKIDPGIAIGDEGQILEWPDAAIDAAERRAEPGHRHVSHLYALYPGNEISDALTPDFANAARETLRQRGDGGTGWSMAWKINFWARLLDGDHAHTMVTNIISNSTLPNLWDNHPPFQIDGNFGGTAGIAEMLVQSHAGAIDLLPSLPSAWPSGSFDGMVARGGHEVGVSWENGAVKQARLKAGRDGAIKVRSADLSGPVRVYDVAAGADVATTASSNGLEFQAVKGHQYVVTPVVTMGVSGASGTWSGLVTAPVEISGVTGCATLSVEAPEGWQVQAPQSVRADGNFSVSVIAPAMPQNAPASVALKVKLKGEGWEMQKVLRVRLADPIAIPQSDMRVVSVDSEEVNGENGRGSNALDGNIATYWHSKWSGGEDPQPHNIIFDLGKVEKLDKLFFAPRSNASNGRINGYKVEVSPTNNNDWTQIATGNWPNTSAVKMVQAPANTQTRYVRLTSTSAYNASGGSARYTSLSEFTATRLVDAANAPTLPPVTGEPCQPDPSASASASVSASASASVSASVSASVSASATPAPSTTATATPAPSVTTTATPAPSVSTTATPAPSTTATATPAPSVSTTATPAPSTTATATPAPSTTATATPAPSTTADPTGPVVIKRVQGSSRVDTAIAVARENFTAPTTVVLADGRDFVDAIAAAPAAAALEAPLLLTVGGTLEKGVVDLLREWNVKEVVVAGGSKSVSDAKVAALQAMNITTTRAAGNNRFATAVELAKVAEKANGRIAKVFVADGINFPDASSASAVAGRHDAVVVLTDGGRMPAVTRTFLTQHQTAPVVAVGGAATRALTSHGYIAGSTMEVLSGATRYDTAALAAKKYAADARIVFLATGSVAADALAVGGAVAHRDGALLLTEPLKLPKAASDDLKSRVAVLEEVQIVGGTQSVSTAVERVLRHLVKR; via the coding sequence ATGCCTCTTTCCCCTGTCCCATTTCGGCGAGCAGTGGCTGGCCTGGCCGCCGGTGCGCTCGTCGCGGCGGGCCTTGTAACCGCCGGAACAACGGCTAACGCGGCGGAATCGCCCACCGTCCCCTCCGTCACGGAGGCCAAGGACCTGGTGATGCGCTACGCCGCTCCCGCCGCCAACTGGGAGCGCGAATCCCTGCCGATCGGAAACGGCGCCGTGGGTGGAAACGTCTTCGGTGGCGTGGAGACCGACAAGGTCCAGATGAACGAGAAGACGCTGTGGTCCGGCGGTCCCGGCTGCCGGGGCTACAACTACGGCGTCTGGAACAAGTCCGACCGCCCCAACGCCCTCGCCGAGGTCCGTGCGACCATCGACTCCCAGGGCAAGATGGCCCCCAACCAGGTGGCCCGCAAGCTGGGTCACGAGCGCGTCTGCTACGGCTCCTACACGCAGTTCGGTGAGCTGGTCCTCACCTCCCAGGGCCTGGCCGGTCACACCGAGTACGAGCGCTCGCTCGACATCCGCAACGGTGTCGCCGCCACCAAGTTCACCGTCAACGGCGTGAAGTACACCCGCGAATACCTGGCCTCCAACGAGGGCAACGTGGTGGCCATCCGCCTGAGCGCCGACCAGCCCGGCAAGATCACCACCACCGCTAGCTTCTCCAACCTGCCCGCGGGCGGCGCCGTCACCACCGTGCAGGGCGAGAACATCTTGCGCCTGGCCGGTGCGCTGACCACGGGCAAGGACCCCAACAACATGAAGTATGTTGCGGAGGCCAAGGTCATCGCCGACGGTGGTACCACCACCCTGAACGCGAACAACATCGCGGTCAACGGCGCCAACTCCCTCACCATCCTGTGGACCGCCGGCACTGACTACAAGAACGTCTACCCGAACTACCGTGGTGAGGCCCCCGACGCCCGCGTCCGCGAGACCGTCAACGCCGCCGCCACCACCGGGTGGGACAAGCTGCGCTCCGACCACGTCAAGTCCTTCAGCGACCTGATGGGCCGCGTGAGCCTGGACCTGCAGGGTGCCGATCGCGCCGCGCTCTACACCGACCGCATGCGCTCCGCCTACCGCGGCAAGACCGCAGAGGACCGCGCCCTGGAGGAGCTGTACTTCCAGTTCGGCCGCTACCTGCTCATCTCCGCCTCCCGCCCCGGTAGCACCGAGGCGCACAAGCTGCCCGCGAACCTGCAGGGCATGTGGAACAACTCCAACAACGCCCCCTGGGGTGCGGACTTCCACCCGAACATCAACATCCAGATGAACTACTGGCCGGTCTACATCACCAACCTGGCTGAGATGGACGAGGCCTACCTGACCTGGATCGACTCCTACCGTGCGCCGGGCCGCCACGCCGCCTCCACCATGTTCGAGGCGCGCGGCTGGATGCTCAGCAACGAGGTCAACCCCTTCGGTTTCGCCGGCCTGGGTAACTGGGCCACTGCCTTCTGGTTCCCGGAGGCCAACGCCTGGCTGGCCCAGGAGTTCTGGCAGTCCTGGCTGTTCGAGGGCGACCGCGAGTTCCTGCGCGACCGCGCCTACCCGATCCTGAAGGAGACCAGCGAGTTCTGGCTGGACATGCTGGTGGAGCGCAACGGCAAGCTCGTGGCCTCCCCGTCCTACTCCCCGGAGCACGGCCCCTTCACCGCCGGTGTGGCGATGACGCAGCAGCTGGTCACCGAGCTCTTCAAGAGCACCAAGGCCGCCGCCACCGAGCTGGGCATCAACGACGAGTTCGTCACCAGCCTGGACGCCGCCCTGGCCAAGATCGACCCGGGTATCGCCATCGGTGACGAGGGCCAGATCCTGGAGTGGCCGGATGCGGCCATCGACGCTGCCGAGCGCCGCGCCGAGCCGGGCCACCGCCACGTCTCCCACCTGTACGCCCTCTACCCGGGCAACGAGATCAGCGACGCCCTGACCCCGGACTTCGCTAACGCCGCCCGCGAGACGCTGCGTCAGCGCGGCGACGGCGGCACCGGCTGGTCGATGGCCTGGAAGATCAACTTCTGGGCCCGCCTGCTGGACGGCGACCACGCCCACACGATGGTCACCAACATCATCTCCAACTCCACCCTGCCGAACCTGTGGGACAACCACCCGCCGTTCCAGATCGACGGTAACTTCGGTGGCACCGCCGGTATCGCCGAGATGCTGGTCCAGTCCCACGCCGGCGCGATCGACCTGCTGCCCTCCCTGCCGTCCGCATGGCCCTCCGGCTCCTTCGACGGCATGGTTGCCCGTGGCGGCCACGAGGTTGGCGTGTCGTGGGAGAACGGTGCCGTGAAGCAGGCCCGTCTGAAGGCCGGCCGCGACGGCGCTATCAAGGTGCGTTCTGCCGACCTGTCCGGCCCCGTGCGCGTGTACGACGTTGCCGCCGGCGCCGACGTTGCTACCACCGCCAGCAGCAACGGCCTTGAGTTCCAGGCCGTCAAGGGCCACCAGTACGTGGTCACCCCGGTGGTCACCATGGGTGTCTCCGGCGCCTCTGGCACCTGGAGCGGCCTGGTGACCGCGCCGGTCGAGATCTCCGGTGTCACCGGTTGCGCCACCCTGAGCGTCGAGGCCCCCGAGGGCTGGCAGGTGCAGGCCCCGCAGTCCGTGCGCGCCGACGGCAACTTCTCCGTCTCCGTGATCGCCCCGGCCATGCCCCAGAACGCGCCCGCCTCGGTGGCGTTGAAGGTGAAGCTGAAGGGCGAGGGCTGGGAGATGCAGAAGGTGCTCCGCGTGCGCCTGGCCGACCCGATCGCCATCCCGCAGTCGGACATGCGAGTGGTGTCCGTGGACTCTGAAGAGGTCAACGGTGAGAACGGTCGGGGCTCCAACGCCCTGGACGGCAACATCGCCACCTACTGGCACAGCAAGTGGTCCGGTGGCGAGGACCCGCAGCCGCACAACATCATCTTCGACCTGGGCAAGGTGGAGAAGCTGGACAAGCTGTTCTTCGCCCCGCGCTCCAACGCCTCCAACGGCCGCATCAACGGCTACAAGGTTGAGGTCTCCCCGACCAACAACAACGACTGGACCCAGATTGCCACCGGCAACTGGCCCAACACCTCGGCCGTGAAGATGGTCCAGGCGCCGGCCAACACCCAGACCCGCTACGTGCGTCTGACCTCCACCAGCGCCTACAACGCCTCCGGTGGTTCGGCTCGCTACACCTCGCTGTCCGAGTTCACCGCCACTCGCCTCGTGGACGCCGCCAACGCTCCCACGCTGCCGCCGGTGACCGGTGAGCCGTGCCAGCCGGACCCGTCCGCTTCGGCTTCTGCGTCCGTGTCGGCCTCGGCTTCGGCTTCGGTGTCGGCTTCGGTGTCGGCTTCGGTGTCGGCTTCGGCCACGCCGGCTCCGTCCACGACTGCGACGGCCACGCCTGCCCCGTCGGTGACGACGACCGCCACGCCCGCGCCGTCGGTGTCGACCACCGCGACGCCGGCTCCGTCCACGACTGCGACGGCCACGCCTGCTCCGTCGGTGTCCACCACCGCTACGCCTGCCCCGTCCACCACGGCCACGGCCACGCCCGCCCCGTCCACCACGGCCACGGCCACGCCCGCCCCGTCCACCACGGCGGACCCGACCGGACCGGTCGTGATCAAGCGGGTCCAGGGCTCCTCTCGAGTGGACACCGCCATCGCGGTTGCCCGCGAGAACTTCACCGCGCCCACCACTGTGGTCCTGGCCGACGGCCGCGACTTCGTGGACGCGATCGCCGCCGCCCCGGCTGCGGCCGCCCTGGAGGCCCCGCTGCTGCTGACGGTCGGTGGCACCCTGGAGAAGGGCGTCGTGGACCTGCTGCGCGAGTGGAACGTGAAGGAGGTGGTCGTGGCCGGTGGCTCCAAGTCCGTCTCTGACGCCAAGGTTGCTGCCCTGCAGGCCATGAACATCACCACCACGCGCGCCGCTGGAAACAACCGTTTCGCCACGGCCGTTGAGCTGGCCAAGGTGGCGGAGAAGGCCAACGGCCGCATCGCCAAGGTGTTCGTGGCCGACGGCATCAACTTCCCGGACGCCTCCTCCGCTTCTGCGGTGGCTGGCCGTCACGACGCCGTGGTGGTGCTCACCGACGGTGGCCGGATGCCTGCGGTGACCCGCACCTTCCTCACCCAGCACCAGACGGCTCCGGTCGTTGCCGTGGGTGGCGCGGCCACCCGCGCGCTGACCAGCCACGGTTACATCGCCGGCTCCACGATGGAGGTGTTGAGCGGAGCTACCCGTTACGACACCGCCGCGCTCGCCGCGAAGAAGTACGCCGCTGACGCCCGCATCGTCTTCCTGGCGACCGGGTCCGTGGCTGCCGACGCGCTGGCCGTGGGTGGCGCTGTCGCCCACCGCGACGGTGCGCTGCTGCTCACTGAGCCACTGAAGCTGCCCAAGGCGGCATCAGACGATCTGAAGTCCCGAGTGGCGGTGCTGGAAGAAGTCCAGATCGTGGGCGGAACCCAGTCCGTCAGCACGGCAGTCGAGCGCGTGTTGCGTCACCTGGTCAAGAGGTGA
- the cas1e gene encoding type I-E CRISPR-associated endonuclease Cas1e → MSRLLPVPVTALPRVQDRSSFLYLEHCVVHREDGALTARNDQGTIRVPAASLIAVLLGPGTTVSHQAMALLGECGTTAVWVGERGVRYYAHGRSLATSSHLLIEQAARVSSPQKRLKVARAMYCMRFAGEDVGGLTMQQLRGREGARVRAIYRKESRRTGVPWTGRDYKADDFEASDPINQALSAANAALYGVVHGVIVSLGCSPGLGVVHTGHERAFVYDIADLYKAEVSIPIAFDVVAEGMQDLTGTVRRRVRDRIFEARIIERCVEDIRNLLGDAERTDLAINVVSLWDYQQKVIAAGQNYEEVGGW, encoded by the coding sequence ATGTCCAGGCTGCTTCCCGTCCCGGTCACAGCACTGCCTAGGGTGCAGGATCGCTCGTCCTTCCTCTATCTGGAGCATTGTGTGGTCCATCGGGAGGATGGTGCCCTGACCGCCAGAAACGATCAGGGCACCATCCGGGTACCCGCTGCATCACTGATCGCCGTGCTGCTAGGACCCGGGACAACGGTGAGTCATCAGGCGATGGCATTGCTGGGCGAATGCGGCACCACGGCAGTGTGGGTGGGCGAAAGAGGCGTGCGCTACTACGCGCACGGCCGCTCGCTGGCCACGTCCAGCCACCTGCTGATAGAACAGGCCGCACGGGTCTCCTCGCCACAAAAGAGACTGAAGGTGGCACGGGCCATGTACTGCATGAGATTCGCCGGGGAGGACGTCGGCGGACTAACCATGCAGCAACTACGCGGCCGCGAAGGGGCGCGGGTAAGGGCGATCTACCGGAAGGAGTCTCGTCGCACCGGCGTACCGTGGACTGGGAGGGACTACAAGGCAGACGATTTCGAAGCATCGGACCCGATCAATCAGGCTCTCTCCGCAGCAAACGCCGCGCTTTACGGGGTGGTTCACGGTGTGATCGTTTCCCTGGGGTGTTCACCGGGGCTGGGAGTAGTCCACACCGGGCACGAGCGCGCATTTGTTTACGACATCGCCGACCTTTACAAGGCGGAGGTGTCTATTCCCATCGCCTTCGACGTCGTCGCGGAGGGAATGCAGGACCTAACCGGAACGGTAAGGCGACGGGTCAGAGACCGAATCTTCGAAGCACGAATCATCGAACGATGCGTTGAGGACATTCGCAATCTACTCGGTGACGCCGAACGAACCGACCTCGCGATCAACGTAGTCTCGCTGTGGGACTACCAGCAGAAGGTTATTGCGGCAGGACAGAACTACGAGGAAGTCGGCGGATGGTAG
- the casB gene encoding type I-E CRISPR-associated protein Cse2/CasB produces MTTLDPGNTAVTPGDPPPRKSRRPFGNKTVETASRVLEGERGLQRRYLEGESRARAELAQLRKAVPSSPGDVPAIWHLTSVEVPTGAGDEPTWEEIAVHTALTLYAVHQQSRSEPMHVRDQGLGHAARALVGTGTDENDSLRARFNALVTSSTITELRHHLKTFSSLLRAKGIPMDYVLLAGDLVRFQTPGGASAMRLTWAREFAALPPVQLSSSTTSPSPSNDLEH; encoded by the coding sequence ATGACCACCCTCGATCCGGGCAATACAGCGGTGACTCCGGGCGACCCCCCGCCCCGCAAAAGTAGGAGGCCGTTTGGCAACAAGACTGTCGAGACGGCCAGCAGGGTCCTCGAAGGCGAGCGCGGGCTTCAGCGCCGGTACTTGGAGGGTGAGTCACGTGCCAGGGCGGAGTTAGCACAGCTCCGTAAAGCAGTACCCAGCTCTCCCGGGGACGTTCCGGCCATCTGGCATCTCACTTCGGTCGAGGTTCCGACTGGTGCTGGAGACGAACCAACTTGGGAGGAGATTGCGGTTCACACCGCGCTGACCCTTTACGCGGTGCATCAGCAATCCAGGTCGGAACCGATGCATGTCCGCGACCAGGGCTTGGGGCACGCGGCTCGTGCACTAGTCGGGACAGGGACCGACGAGAACGATTCGCTGAGGGCGCGCTTCAACGCCCTTGTAACGTCTTCCACGATCACGGAACTGCGCCACCACCTGAAGACCTTTTCCTCACTTCTGCGCGCCAAGGGCATTCCCATGGACTATGTCCTTCTGGCCGGCGATTTGGTTCGTTTCCAGACTCCCGGTGGCGCCAGCGCCATGCGGCTGACGTGGGCTCGCGAGTTCGCTGCGCTCCCGCCCGTTCAGCTCTCCTCTTCTACAACTTCCCCTTCCCCTTCCAACGACTTGGAGCACTGA
- the cas2e gene encoding type I-E CRISPR-associated endoribonuclease Cas2e, whose product MVVLLLSAAPAGLRGAMTRWMMELAAGVFVGNLSARVREQVWELVAQNLGQGRALLLWSSRCEQGFEVASLGHERVPTNLDGFLVLLEPYKTETSPNRLTGSAPARQEGWSVAGRRRKFRNSTERALGNQ is encoded by the coding sequence ATGGTAGTGCTGCTCTTATCGGCTGCGCCCGCTGGACTACGCGGTGCAATGACCCGCTGGATGATGGAACTGGCTGCTGGCGTATTCGTGGGTAATCTCAGCGCGCGGGTGAGAGAACAGGTGTGGGAGCTCGTGGCACAAAACCTAGGTCAGGGCAGGGCTCTTCTATTGTGGTCTAGCCGTTGCGAACAAGGATTCGAGGTGGCCTCACTGGGGCATGAGCGCGTTCCAACTAACCTTGACGGATTCCTAGTGCTGCTGGAGCCCTACAAGACTGAAACATCTCCAAACAGGCTGACTGGCAGCGCCCCGGCACGCCAAGAAGGGTGGTCCGTGGCCGGCAGACGACGCAAGTTCCGCAACTCCACGGAGCGGGCTCTGGGTAATCAGTAA
- a CDS encoding nitroreductase → MEPAEFKSFADSRRSTRSFKPDPLSPEVVEQILDGARLAPSWSNTRPYQLAIATGAQKERLVRLYESEFDRTVPVQRKQLGAAIRLALSGKLPDGDYNPLMKYPPVLKARSNRLGAALYKHLGIARGDREARDAQARDNFSGFGAPLLGFVFVHKGLMPFAALDAGLMLQTLFLTAKSHGVDSCALGSLAIWRRPVDAEFNVPSDYKLITGFALGYRSGAHVNDFQAERPAVELIPSRAGSSAS, encoded by the coding sequence ATGGAACCAGCTGAGTTCAAATCTTTTGCCGACTCCCGGCGGTCCACGCGTTCCTTCAAACCAGACCCGTTGAGCCCAGAGGTAGTTGAGCAGATTCTAGACGGGGCTCGTCTGGCGCCCTCTTGGTCTAATACGCGCCCCTACCAGTTGGCCATAGCCACGGGCGCGCAGAAGGAACGGCTAGTGCGTCTCTACGAGTCAGAGTTTGACCGGACGGTGCCGGTTCAGCGAAAACAGCTGGGCGCAGCAATTAGATTGGCACTGAGCGGAAAACTACCTGACGGGGACTACAACCCCTTAATGAAGTATCCACCTGTTCTAAAAGCCCGCTCCAATAGGCTTGGTGCTGCGCTCTACAAACACCTGGGCATTGCGAGGGGAGATAGAGAAGCGCGTGATGCCCAGGCGCGGGATAACTTCAGTGGGTTTGGGGCGCCACTACTTGGATTTGTGTTTGTCCACAAGGGGCTGATGCCTTTTGCGGCTTTGGATGCGGGCCTCATGCTGCAGACGCTATTCCTCACTGCTAAGTCACACGGAGTGGACTCGTGCGCTTTGGGTTCGCTAGCCATTTGGCGCAGGCCCGTGGACGCCGAGTTCAATGTCCCCAGCGACTACAAGCTGATCACTGGCTTTGCGCTGGGATATCGCTCTGGTGCCCATGTGAACGACTTCCAAGCCGAGCGCCCGGCGGTGGAGCTGATCCCTTCGCGTGCAGGCAGTAGCGCGAGCTAA